From the Bacillota bacterium genome, one window contains:
- the priA gene encoding primosomal protein N', with protein MSELDEGDYVEVVLDDAPPRAGGMWTYLVPPCLKGCLAVGQRVEVPFGGRVMEGTVVGPGRPPHRAEVRPVLGLVPGRVALPPELVSLALALAGLYMCPPAAGLRAVSPPALRVEERGTVRLLVPAGELQVRVASLRSQRAKKLAGILLTAPRRRSWPLGDLEEAWEEGPRSLQETLRIMSRHGLVQVVRSRRGVAATRGTLPSEPAPGAAAVSSTPGAAPRREAAETVVLLGGDAYGRAEIYLGTVEEALSRGEAAIVLAPEIEQVDRLARWWGARLGGRLAVLHAGLTPARRQAAWLSLVRGGARVALGTRSAVFAPVSTPALVVVEREHDDAYKQEEMPRYHAARVAMMRPVGQVVLGSSTPRLETFFRAERGEYRLRELPRPPLPPVTVVDLRSAAGRPPRGNLSGPMRAALARVVARRERAVLFLNRRGYAGAVACRECGQALGCPRCRVSLVYHRRGLMYCHLCGFSRPVPDFCPFCGGRGLGLFGVGTQKVEQEVERFLPGTPVFRLDADAASRPQEVEAVWKAFLAHRPAVLVGTRMVAGGAEFPDLGLVGVVNADVGLHLPDFRAAERTFSVLYDLAEMAVDWGGEVIVQTYHPDHHVIRAARAHDYRDFYREEICLREELGYPPFSHLVRVICAAPAEQEARRAVEDICRHLPPAPGVEVLGPAPAPLSPLKGMFRWVVVLKSREPQGAHAPLEDALGRARVEGRRGVRLTVDVDPYDML; from the coding sequence GTGAGTGAATTGGACGAAGGGGATTACGTCGAAGTTGTCCTGGACGACGCCCCCCCGCGGGCGGGCGGGATGTGGACTTACCTGGTCCCGCCCTGCCTGAAGGGATGCCTGGCAGTGGGGCAGCGGGTGGAGGTGCCGTTCGGGGGCCGGGTTATGGAAGGCACCGTGGTGGGACCGGGCCGGCCTCCGCACCGGGCGGAAGTCCGCCCTGTGCTGGGCCTTGTTCCCGGCCGGGTGGCTTTACCCCCGGAACTGGTGAGCCTGGCCCTGGCCCTGGCGGGACTGTACATGTGCCCGCCGGCAGCGGGACTGCGGGCCGTATCTCCTCCCGCCCTCCGGGTTGAGGAGCGGGGGACGGTACGCCTGCTGGTTCCGGCCGGGGAACTGCAAGTCCGGGTCGCCTCGCTTCGGTCCCAGCGGGCGAAAAAGCTGGCAGGGATCCTCCTGACCGCGCCGCGCCGGCGGAGTTGGCCGCTCGGGGACCTGGAGGAGGCCTGGGAGGAAGGGCCGCGCTCGCTGCAGGAGACGCTGCGCATAATGTCCCGGCACGGACTGGTGCAGGTGGTGAGGTCGCGCCGGGGAGTTGCTGCCACCCGGGGGACCCTGCCGTCCGAGCCCGCGCCTGGCGCGGCCGCGGTGTCGTCCACCCCAGGGGCGGCGCCACGGCGCGAGGCGGCGGAGACGGTGGTGCTCTTGGGCGGAGATGCCTACGGCCGGGCGGAGATCTACCTGGGCACGGTGGAGGAAGCCCTGTCCCGGGGCGAAGCGGCCATCGTACTGGCACCGGAGATCGAGCAGGTGGACAGGCTGGCCCGCTGGTGGGGTGCTCGGCTGGGAGGGCGCCTGGCGGTGCTCCACGCCGGGCTCACCCCCGCCCGCAGACAGGCGGCCTGGTTATCCCTCGTCCGGGGTGGGGCACGGGTGGCCCTGGGCACCCGGTCGGCGGTTTTTGCTCCCGTTTCGACCCCCGCTCTGGTGGTCGTGGAAAGGGAGCACGACGACGCCTATAAACAGGAGGAAATGCCCCGTTACCACGCCGCCCGGGTAGCCATGATGCGCCCCGTGGGCCAGGTGGTGCTGGGGAGTAGCACGCCCCGGCTGGAGACTTTCTTCCGGGCCGAACGGGGGGAGTACCGCCTGCGGGAGTTGCCCCGCCCGCCGCTGCCCCCGGTGACGGTGGTGGACCTGCGGTCGGCGGCAGGTCGTCCCCCGCGGGGTAACCTGAGCGGCCCCATGAGGGCCGCCCTGGCCCGCGTGGTGGCCCGGAGGGAGAGGGCGGTGCTGTTTCTCAACCGCCGGGGATATGCGGGGGCCGTGGCCTGCCGGGAGTGCGGCCAGGCCCTGGGATGTCCGCGCTGCCGGGTTTCCCTGGTGTATCACCGCCGTGGATTGATGTACTGTCACCTGTGCGGCTTTTCCCGTCCCGTGCCCGACTTCTGCCCCTTTTGCGGAGGGCGGGGGCTGGGCCTGTTCGGGGTGGGGACCCAGAAGGTGGAGCAGGAAGTGGAGCGCTTTTTGCCGGGGACGCCCGTCTTCCGCCTGGATGCGGACGCGGCATCCCGTCCCCAAGAAGTGGAGGCCGTGTGGAAAGCGTTTCTTGCCCATCGCCCGGCCGTGCTCGTGGGCACCCGGATGGTGGCCGGGGGAGCGGAATTCCCCGATCTGGGCCTGGTGGGGGTGGTCAACGCCGACGTGGGGTTGCACCTGCCTGACTTCCGGGCGGCGGAGCGGACCTTCTCCGTCCTGTATGACCTGGCGGAGATGGCGGTCGATTGGGGCGGTGAAGTGATCGTGCAGACGTATCATCCCGATCATCACGTGATCCGGGCAGCGCGGGCCCACGACTACAGGGATTTCTACCGGGAAGAGATCTGCCTGCGCGAGGAACTCGGGTACCCGCCCTTTTCCCACCTGGTACGGGTGATATGCGCGGCTCCGGCAGAGCAGGAGGCCCGGCGGGCGGTGGAGGACATCTGCCGGCACCTGCCCCCCGCCCCGGGGGTGGAGGTGCTGGGGCCCGCGCCAGCGCCGCTCTCGCCGTTGAAGGGCATGTTCCGCTGGGTGGTGGTCTTGAAGAGCCGGGAGCCTCAGGGCGCCCATGCTCCCCTGGAGGATGCGCTGGGGCGGGCCCGGGTCGAGGGACGCCGGGGGGTGCGGCTTACCGTGGACGTGGATCCTTATGATATGCTTTAA
- the fmt gene encoding methionyl-tRNA formyltransferase: MASGEIRCDPDPVLRKVAKPVRRVNRQVRDLLDDMLVAMRRARGVGLAAPQVGISRRVIVVDVGDGPIELINPEIVHAEGSETAVEGCLSVPGLVGEVPRYEKITVSGLDRHGRQIWVEAEGLLARAMQHEIDHLNGILFVDRAVEVREVMPAPRVVFLGTGEFALPTLEALQAECDLVAVVTRPDRPRGRGLVPGAPPVKERARDLGIEVLQPASLGAEEFLAEVRALEPDYLVVADFGRILPASLLGVGKAVVNLHPSLLPRWRGPAPIERAIMAGDRVTGVTTLYVSERVDAGDIILQKEVPISPEDTGGSLRARLAREGAELVVSTLHLLIKGQAPRRAQDESLATYAAPITAADEVLDWTRPADDVVNHVRALAPSPGARTRWAGRHLKVGRARVYTPAAAAVGSPGQVVAHTDEGFVVACGRGAVEVLEVQPEGRRWMPAADFLRGYRLQVGEFVGKEET; encoded by the coding sequence ATGGCATCCGGAGAGATAAGGTGTGATCCTGATCCCGTGTTACGAAAGGTGGCCAAACCCGTGCGGCGGGTGAACCGCCAGGTGCGGGATCTCCTGGACGATATGCTGGTGGCAATGCGCCGGGCGCGGGGGGTGGGGCTGGCGGCGCCCCAGGTGGGTATCTCCCGGCGGGTAATCGTGGTGGACGTGGGCGACGGGCCCATCGAACTCATCAATCCCGAGATTGTCCACGCCGAGGGCAGCGAGACAGCGGTGGAGGGGTGCCTGTCCGTGCCAGGGCTGGTGGGGGAAGTGCCCCGCTATGAGAAGATCACTGTGAGCGGGCTCGACCGGCACGGCCGCCAGATCTGGGTGGAAGCGGAGGGGCTCCTGGCCCGGGCCATGCAGCACGAGATCGACCACCTGAACGGTATCCTCTTCGTGGATCGGGCCGTGGAGGTGCGCGAGGTAATGCCGGCGCCCCGGGTAGTATTCCTGGGGACGGGGGAGTTTGCCCTGCCCACTCTGGAGGCGCTGCAGGCAGAATGCGATCTGGTGGCCGTGGTCACCCGTCCGGACCGGCCCCGGGGGAGGGGCCTGGTTCCGGGGGCACCCCCGGTGAAGGAAAGGGCCCGGGATCTGGGGATCGAGGTGCTGCAGCCCGCCTCCCTGGGGGCGGAGGAATTCCTGGCCGAGGTGCGGGCCCTGGAGCCGGATTACCTGGTGGTGGCCGATTTCGGCCGTATCCTTCCCGCTTCCCTTCTGGGGGTGGGCAAGGCAGTGGTCAACCTGCATCCCTCGTTGCTGCCCCGCTGGCGGGGCCCGGCGCCCATCGAGCGGGCCATCATGGCGGGTGACCGGGTGACCGGGGTGACTACCCTGTACGTCTCGGAACGGGTCGATGCGGGGGACATCATCCTCCAGAAAGAGGTACCCATATCTCCCGAAGATACCGGGGGGAGCCTGCGGGCACGGCTGGCCCGGGAGGGAGCGGAACTGGTGGTGAGCACGCTGCATCTGCTGATCAAGGGGCAGGCCCCCCGCCGGGCGCAGGACGAATCCCTGGCCACTTACGCCGCCCCCATTACGGCGGCGGACGAGGTGCTGGACTGGACCAGGCCCGCGGATGACGTGGTAAATCACGTGCGTGCCCTGGCCCCTTCACCGGGGGCACGTACCCGGTGGGCAGGACGTCATTTAAAGGTGGGGCGGGCCCGCGTGTACACGCCCGCAGCCGCGGCGGTGGGCTCTCCTGGGCAGGTTGTGGCCCACACGGACGAGGGATTTGTGGTGGCTTGCGGCAGGGGAGCCGTAGAAGTACTGGAAGTGCAGCCGGAAGGGCGACGCTGGATGCCCGCAGCGGACTTCCTGCGGGGTTACCGCTTGCAGGTAGGAGAATTCGTGGGAAAGGAGGAGACCTGA
- a CDS encoding zinc metallopeptidase, with protein MYWGYGVDAGLLLFVLPAFIFSLYAQARVTATAQQFSRVMASVGKTGAQVAEELLWRAGIRDVRVTRTPGVLSDHYDPRQRVLRLSPAVHDGFSITALGVAAHEVGHAIQHAVGYGPLALRNRLVPVVSFSSQAAIPLFFVGLIVGSGSLMNLGLILFLGAVVFTAITLPVEYNASSRALAELEVGGYLRTEREVRGARAVLNAAALTYVAALAMAVAQLLRMFMLARSRED; from the coding sequence TTGTACTGGGGATACGGTGTGGACGCCGGCCTCTTGCTGTTCGTGCTGCCCGCGTTTATCTTTTCCCTCTATGCTCAGGCGCGGGTGACCGCCACCGCCCAGCAGTTTTCCCGGGTGATGGCCTCCGTTGGTAAGACCGGGGCCCAGGTGGCGGAGGAACTGCTCTGGCGGGCGGGAATAAGGGACGTGCGGGTGACCAGGACCCCGGGGGTGCTCAGCGACCACTACGATCCCCGCCAGCGCGTCCTGCGCCTTTCCCCCGCCGTGCACGACGGCTTTTCCATCACTGCCCTGGGGGTGGCCGCCCACGAGGTGGGCCATGCCATCCAGCACGCGGTGGGTTACGGTCCCCTGGCCCTGCGCAACCGCCTGGTGCCGGTGGTGAGCTTCAGTTCCCAGGCCGCCATCCCCCTGTTCTTCGTGGGGCTCATCGTGGGATCGGGATCCCTCATGAACCTGGGGCTGATCCTGTTCCTGGGTGCGGTGGTGTTCACCGCCATCACCCTCCCCGTGGAGTACAACGCCAGCTCCCGCGCCCTGGCCGAGTTGGAGGTAGGGGGATATCTGCGCACGGAGCGAGAAGTGCGGGGTGCCCGGGCGGTGCTGAACGCCGCCGCCCTCACCTACGTGGCGGCCCTGGCGATGGCGGTGGCCCAGCTGCTGCGCATGTTCATGCTGGCCCGCAGCCGGGAGGACTGA
- the rsmB gene encoding 16S rRNA (cytosine(967)-C(5))-methyltransferase RsmB yields MPATAGRELALRILGEVEKGAYADVAFDRLSRWEKDPRERAFAQELAYGVVRHLLTIDRTLARYLRHPLEKLPVPIRNSLRLGAYELMFAEGAAYAAVSQAVELARTHGHAGTASLVNAVLRRVAQDPRPPALDREAGDVGRISLTYSCPEWLVRRWVARLGAGEAEALCAAINRTPLLVGRCNVTRIGPAELLSRLEKEGVRARPGRYRPECFVLEESPVPVAELLSFREGLFSLQDEGSALVAPVLDPHPGERVVDACSAPGTKTAHLLELMGGRGEVLAVDVNPRRLRLVEEGCIRLGLGTLHTVAGDARRLGELLPAAWEGRADRILVDAPCSGLGAVARRPDLRWRRSEADLRTLAGLQGEILDGAAAALAPGGVLVYSTCTTEPEENQQVVESFLARHPEFTPDQIALWVPSALREECGDGWLQLWPHRHGVDGFFICRLRKGGEG; encoded by the coding sequence GTGCCTGCCACCGCTGGCCGGGAACTGGCCCTGCGCATCCTGGGGGAAGTCGAAAAGGGTGCTTACGCCGACGTGGCTTTTGACCGCTTGAGCCGCTGGGAGAAAGACCCCCGGGAGCGCGCGTTTGCCCAGGAACTGGCCTACGGGGTGGTACGCCACCTCCTCACAATAGACCGTACCCTGGCCCGTTACCTGCGCCACCCCCTGGAGAAGTTGCCAGTCCCCATCCGCAACAGTTTACGCCTGGGGGCCTACGAGCTTATGTTCGCCGAGGGGGCGGCCTACGCGGCCGTGTCCCAGGCGGTGGAGCTGGCTCGCACCCACGGTCATGCGGGCACGGCCTCCCTGGTCAATGCCGTGCTGCGCAGGGTGGCGCAGGATCCCCGCCCCCCGGCTCTCGACCGGGAGGCGGGGGACGTGGGTCGCATCTCCCTCACTTACTCTTGCCCGGAGTGGCTGGTGCGGCGGTGGGTTGCCAGGCTGGGGGCGGGGGAAGCTGAGGCCCTGTGCGCGGCCATCAACCGTACCCCTCTTTTGGTGGGGCGGTGCAATGTCACCCGCATCGGGCCCGCCGAACTGCTCTCCCGCCTGGAAAAGGAGGGAGTGCGGGCCCGGCCGGGACGTTATCGCCCTGAGTGCTTTGTCCTGGAGGAGAGTCCGGTGCCCGTGGCGGAACTGCTGTCATTCCGGGAGGGGTTATTCTCCCTCCAGGACGAGGGGTCCGCCCTGGTGGCACCCGTGCTCGATCCCCACCCCGGCGAGCGGGTGGTGGATGCGTGCAGCGCCCCGGGCACCAAGACTGCCCACCTGCTGGAACTTATGGGGGGGCGGGGGGAAGTGCTGGCGGTGGACGTCAACCCCCGGCGGCTACGCCTGGTGGAGGAGGGTTGCATCCGCCTGGGGCTGGGGACGCTGCACACCGTGGCCGGAGATGCCCGGCGCCTGGGGGAACTGTTGCCTGCCGCCTGGGAAGGCCGGGCCGACCGCATCCTGGTGGATGCCCCCTGTTCGGGGCTGGGCGCGGTGGCCAGGCGGCCCGACCTGCGTTGGCGGCGCAGTGAAGCCGATCTGCGTACCCTGGCCGGGTTGCAGGGGGAAATCCTGGACGGGGCCGCCGCTGCCCTGGCCCCGGGGGGAGTGCTCGTCTATTCCACCTGCACTACGGAGCCGGAGGAAAACCAGCAGGTGGTGGAGTCTTTCCTGGCCCGGCACCCCGAGTTCACGCCGGACCAAATTGCCCTGTGGGTTCCTTCCGCGTTGCGGGAAGAATGCGGGGACGGATGGTTGCAGCTCTGGCCCCACCGGCACGGTGTGGACGGTTTTTTCATATGCCGGTTGCGCAAGGGTGGAGAGGGATAG
- a CDS encoding protein phosphatase 2C domain-containing protein, with product MRAWAASDTGLVRARNEDAYMVLELGDGLACAVADGLGGMQSGEVAAALAVEVVRERLAQHRGTAVPEVLRDAIWAAHHRIQEVGLARREPMASTLTLAVLTPGLVIIGHVGDSRAYLFRPGRADEGTAGPGSGKTERIGVLRQLTRDHSRVGEMVWRGELTEAQARCHPQRHLLDQAVGAGDRLHVDLLQKELEQGDVVLLCTDGLTAVVDSSEIAWVLAQGDLPLAAGRLVEMANRRGGPDNVTVVVAEARWEDNR from the coding sequence GTGAGGGCCTGGGCTGCCAGCGACACCGGGTTGGTGCGTGCCCGCAACGAAGACGCCTACATGGTTCTCGAACTTGGGGATGGGCTGGCCTGCGCGGTGGCAGACGGGCTGGGGGGGATGCAGTCGGGGGAGGTGGCGGCTGCCCTGGCCGTGGAGGTGGTGAGGGAACGGCTGGCGCAGCACCGGGGGACAGCGGTGCCGGAGGTGCTGCGCGATGCCATCTGGGCCGCCCACCACCGCATTCAGGAAGTGGGGCTTGCCCGCCGGGAGCCCATGGCCAGTACCCTCACCCTGGCCGTGCTCACTCCCGGGCTGGTGATCATTGGTCACGTGGGGGACAGCCGCGCTTATCTCTTCCGTCCCGGCCGCGCGGATGAGGGTACCGCGGGGCCGGGGAGCGGGAAGACGGAAAGAATAGGGGTTCTGAGGCAACTCACCCGAGACCACTCCCGGGTGGGGGAAATGGTGTGGCGGGGGGAACTCACGGAGGCTCAGGCACGTTGCCATCCCCAGCGTCACCTGCTCGACCAGGCGGTGGGGGCAGGGGACCGGCTTCATGTGGATTTGCTGCAGAAGGAACTTGAGCAGGGGGACGTCGTCCTCCTGTGCACGGATGGTCTCACTGCAGTGGTTGATTCTTCTGAAATCGCCTGGGTGCTGGCGCAGGGGGACCTTCCCCTGGCCGCCGGCCGGTTGGTGGAAATGGCGAATCGGCGGGGTGGACCCGATAATGTGACAGTGGTGGTGGCGGAGGCACGTTGGGAGGACAATCGTTGA
- a CDS encoding PASTA domain-containing protein yields the protein MIGRKLAGRYQVVERLGAGGMGVVYRAEDTWLGRTVAIKVLRPELAADADFLRRFRREAKAAACLSHPNIVSLFDVGQDGDLHYLVMEYVPGHTLEQRLDRGPLPPGEAVRVASLVAAALEHAHSHDVVHRDIKPQNILLAPGGQVKVTDFGIARAGVASTVTHPGAIVGSVHYLAPEQVQGAPGDQQADVYALGVVLYRMLTGRLPFEGENPISVALKHVHEQPVPLRRLAPRTPPGLEKVVMRALRKDPDERYASAGELLADLQGVAAQSGVASVRGGEAVIGEHNLRPVRHQRVTRRPRLVSWVLFTILVLGLLAYGGYAFSRWWYVPTLTTPNVLRMDLASAQEQLRSQGLQYEVVGQLYSSEVEVSHVINQDPDPGEPVKKGGMVKLWISLGPEFVKGGVPAVEGKTLREAQEILRSVGLEARATYRYHDTQPRDTVISQRPRAGDPAVKGSAVDLEVSSGPEPKPTQVPSVYGLTVEQASSRLKEAGLALGAVEEVPNALPRGTVCGQEPAAGETVPQDTVVNIKRSKGTSLPVHRSLVLVSVPGKVEETHLVQVVVTDELGTAVVFSGQRPGGSDFPVVVTWAGAQAAVKTMCDGQVVYEGVLK from the coding sequence TTGATCGGCAGGAAGCTGGCTGGTCGCTATCAGGTGGTGGAGCGGCTGGGTGCGGGCGGCATGGGGGTGGTGTACCGGGCCGAAGACACCTGGCTGGGCCGTACCGTGGCCATCAAGGTCCTGCGCCCGGAACTGGCCGCCGACGCCGACTTCCTGCGGCGGTTCCGGCGGGAGGCCAAAGCGGCGGCCTGCCTGTCCCATCCCAACATCGTGAGCCTGTTCGATGTGGGTCAGGACGGGGACCTCCACTACCTGGTCATGGAGTATGTGCCCGGCCATACCCTGGAGCAGCGCCTGGACCGGGGGCCTCTCCCTCCGGGGGAGGCGGTGCGGGTGGCTTCCCTGGTGGCGGCGGCCCTGGAGCACGCCCACTCCCATGACGTCGTCCACCGGGACATCAAGCCTCAGAACATCCTGCTGGCGCCGGGGGGACAGGTTAAGGTCACCGACTTCGGCATTGCCCGCGCCGGGGTAGCCTCTACGGTGACCCACCCCGGTGCCATCGTGGGTTCGGTGCATTACCTGGCCCCCGAGCAGGTGCAGGGGGCGCCGGGAGACCAGCAGGCGGACGTGTACGCCCTGGGCGTGGTGCTCTACCGCATGCTCACAGGGCGGCTCCCCTTCGAGGGGGAGAACCCCATCAGCGTGGCCCTGAAGCACGTGCACGAACAACCTGTTCCCCTGCGCCGTTTGGCACCCCGGACCCCGCCCGGGCTGGAAAAGGTGGTCATGCGGGCGCTCCGAAAGGATCCGGACGAGCGGTATGCGTCCGCCGGGGAGTTGCTGGCCGACCTGCAGGGGGTGGCTGCCCAGTCGGGGGTGGCCTCTGTCCGGGGGGGTGAGGCTGTGATTGGGGAGCACAACCTGCGTCCGGTGCGCCACCAGCGGGTGACCAGGCGTCCTCGCCTGGTGTCCTGGGTCCTCTTCACGATCCTGGTCTTGGGCCTGTTGGCGTACGGCGGCTACGCCTTCTCGCGGTGGTGGTACGTGCCCACCCTCACCACTCCCAACGTGCTCAGGATGGATCTGGCTTCTGCCCAGGAGCAACTGCGCTCCCAGGGGTTGCAATACGAAGTGGTGGGGCAGCTATATTCCTCCGAGGTGGAGGTGTCTCACGTCATCAACCAGGATCCCGACCCGGGGGAACCGGTGAAAAAGGGTGGAATGGTCAAACTCTGGATCAGCCTTGGCCCCGAGTTCGTCAAGGGTGGGGTGCCTGCCGTGGAGGGGAAGACGCTGCGGGAGGCACAGGAGATCCTGCGTTCGGTAGGGCTGGAGGCCAGGGCCACGTATCGCTACCACGACACCCAGCCCAGGGATACTGTCATATCCCAGCGCCCCCGGGCGGGGGACCCCGCCGTGAAGGGGTCTGCCGTGGACCTGGAGGTTTCCTCGGGACCGGAGCCCAAGCCCACCCAGGTGCCGTCGGTCTACGGACTCACCGTGGAACAGGCCTCCTCCCGGCTCAAGGAGGCGGGGTTGGCGCTGGGCGCGGTGGAGGAAGTACCCAATGCCTTGCCGCGGGGGACGGTGTGCGGGCAGGAACCCGCGGCCGGGGAGACGGTGCCCCAGGATACGGTGGTCAATATCAAGCGCAGCAAGGGTACTTCCCTGCCCGTCCACCGTTCTCTGGTGCTGGTCTCCGTCCCCGGTAAGGTCGAGGAGACCCACCTCGTCCAGGTGGTGGTGACGGACGAACTGGGCACCGCAGTGGTTTTCTCCGGCCAAAGGCCGGGAGGTTCCGATTTCCCGGTGGTGGTGACCTGGGCGGGGGCACAGGCGGCGGTGAAGACCATGTGCGACGGACAGGTGGTTTACGAGGGGGTACTGAAGTAG
- the rsgA gene encoding ribosome small subunit-dependent GTPase A has translation MRGQVLGCYGDRVAVRLEGGEELSCRLRGRLRREALGVVAGDLVRVGGSRAAPVVEEVFPRRNLLDRPVVANVDQVLVVFSYRDPPLDLGHVGRVLVAAEKAGVGAVAVLSKADLLEEGERSQVRDLFRAVPYRLVVTSAVTGEGLDELRPLLHGRVSVLAGQSGVGKSRLLNALRPGLALATGEISPRVRRGRHTTRLARLLDVNGGMVADTPGFSRLDLAGVDRRELAALFPEMLELAPHCRFADCYHRAEPDCAVREAAEQGRVAPWRYRLYLELLGEIEEALPW, from the coding sequence GTGCGCGGGCAGGTACTGGGTTGTTACGGCGACCGGGTGGCGGTGCGCCTAGAGGGAGGGGAAGAACTGAGTTGCCGCCTGCGGGGCCGCCTGCGCCGGGAGGCCCTGGGTGTGGTAGCAGGTGACCTGGTCCGGGTGGGCGGGAGCCGGGCGGCTCCGGTCGTGGAGGAAGTGTTTCCCCGCCGCAATCTGCTGGATCGGCCCGTGGTGGCCAACGTGGACCAGGTCCTGGTGGTGTTTTCTTACCGGGACCCGCCCCTGGACCTGGGGCACGTGGGCAGGGTCCTCGTGGCGGCGGAGAAGGCCGGTGTGGGCGCGGTGGCGGTGCTCAGCAAGGCCGACCTGCTGGAAGAAGGAGAGCGTTCCCAGGTGCGGGATCTCTTCCGGGCCGTTCCCTATCGGCTGGTGGTGACCAGCGCTGTCACGGGGGAAGGACTGGACGAGCTGCGGCCGCTGCTCCACGGCAGGGTTTCCGTGCTGGCCGGTCAGAGCGGGGTGGGGAAATCCCGCCTGCTCAACGCGCTGCGACCCGGCCTGGCGCTGGCCACCGGGGAAATTTCCCCCCGCGTGCGGCGCGGTCGCCACACCACCCGCCTGGCCCGTCTGCTGGACGTGAACGGAGGGATGGTGGCCGATACCCCCGGTTTTTCCCGCCTGGATCTCGCCGGTGTGGACCGGCGGGAACTGGCGGCCCTGTTCCCGGAAATGCTGGAACTGGCACCGCATTGCCGCTTCGCGGATTGCTACCATCGGGCCGAGCCGGATTGCGCGGTGCGGGAGGCGGCGGAACAGGGGCGCGTGGCTCCCTGGCGCTACCGGCTGTACCTTGAGTTGCTGGGTGAAATCGAGGAGGCTTTACCCTGGTGA
- the rpe gene encoding ribulose-phosphate 3-epimerase — MSDVKVAPSLLAADFAHLGRAARAAEEAGADLLHIDVMDGCFVPPITVGQQVVAAIRPLVRIPLDVHLMVVNPERHLASFREAGADIITVHAETCPHLHRVLGAIRELGARAGVAFNPATPIDVLTYVGDLVDVVLVMTVNPGYGGQALIAAALNKVEAVSRLRERGLRAEIEVDGGINPETAPLARRAGATILVAGTAVFGAPDYAAAIRALRTPPAGAGI, encoded by the coding sequence GTGAGCGACGTTAAGGTGGCTCCTTCGCTGCTGGCGGCCGACTTTGCCCACCTGGGCCGGGCGGCCCGAGCGGCGGAGGAAGCGGGTGCCGATCTCCTGCATATTGACGTCATGGACGGGTGTTTCGTCCCCCCCATCACGGTGGGACAACAGGTGGTGGCTGCCATCAGGCCGCTCGTGCGCATTCCCCTGGATGTCCACCTCATGGTGGTCAACCCCGAGCGGCACCTGGCCTCTTTTCGGGAGGCGGGCGCGGACATAATAACGGTGCACGCGGAGACCTGCCCCCATCTGCACCGCGTGCTGGGGGCGATCAGGGAGCTGGGAGCCCGGGCGGGCGTGGCCTTCAATCCCGCCACTCCCATTGATGTGCTCACGTACGTGGGGGATTTGGTGGATGTGGTGCTGGTGATGACCGTGAACCCGGGCTACGGGGGCCAGGCCCTCATTGCCGCCGCCCTGAACAAGGTGGAAGCGGTGTCGCGCCTGCGCGAGCGAGGGCTGCGGGCGGAAATCGAAGTGGACGGTGGCATCAATCCCGAGACCGCACCCCTGGCCCGGCGAGCCGGGGCCACCATCCTGGTAGCCGGTACCGCGGTGTTCGGTGCCCCCGACTACGCTGCCGCCATCCGGGCTCTCCGAACCCCGCCCGCCGGAGCGGGAATATAA
- the hslO gene encoding Hsp33 family molecular chaperone HslO produces the protein MVRAVVKDPPLVALAVRLTGAVQEARRRHRTSALATAALGRALAGAALLASTLKGEESITIRVVGDGPLGGIIAEGRAGGAVRGYVENPAVELPPTPDNKLDVGRGVGRGYVYVTRDMGLKEPYTGRAPLVSGEIATDLAYYLATSEQTPSAMALGVLVEPSGKVRAAGGLLVQVLPGGPGPEELQQLETSLGRLPAPSSLIEQGKTPEEIILGVLSAYPVLFTPPQPVFYRCRCTRARLLEALATVDLNDAAADEILEARCHFCGRTYRVPVEEIRAWVKRPAAPSPP, from the coding sequence CTGGTCAGGGCGGTGGTCAAGGATCCCCCTCTGGTTGCCCTGGCCGTCCGCCTCACCGGGGCCGTCCAGGAGGCCCGTCGCCGTCACCGGACCTCCGCCCTGGCCACGGCCGCCCTGGGGCGGGCACTGGCCGGGGCGGCCCTGCTGGCGTCCACCCTGAAGGGGGAAGAGAGTATCACCATCCGGGTGGTGGGAGATGGTCCCCTGGGAGGGATCATTGCGGAAGGCCGGGCCGGCGGGGCGGTGCGGGGCTACGTGGAAAACCCCGCGGTCGAGCTTCCTCCCACCCCGGACAACAAGCTGGACGTCGGCCGGGGGGTGGGGCGGGGGTACGTGTACGTCACCAGGGACATGGGGCTGAAGGAGCCCTACACGGGGCGAGCTCCCCTGGTGAGCGGGGAGATTGCCACCGACCTGGCTTACTACCTGGCTACCTCCGAGCAGACCCCCTCTGCGATGGCCCTGGGTGTACTGGTGGAACCGAGCGGGAAGGTGCGCGCCGCGGGAGGCCTGCTGGTCCAGGTGCTCCCGGGAGGCCCGGGACCCGAGGAGTTGCAACAACTGGAGACGAGTCTGGGGCGGCTCCCCGCGCCGAGCAGCCTGATAGAACAGGGAAAGACCCCCGAGGAGATCATCCTGGGGGTCCTTTCCGCTTACCCGGTCCTGTTTACGCCGCCTCAACCCGTTTTCTACCGCTGCCGGTGTACGCGGGCGCGGCTCTTGGAGGCCCTGGCCACCGTCGATCTGAACGATGCAGCCGCAGACGAAATCCTGGAGGCCCGCTGCCATTTTTGCGGCCGTACTTACCGGGTGCCGGTGGAAGAAATCAGGGCCTGGGTCAAACGGCCCGCTGCACCTTCCCCGCCTTGA